A single Oryctolagus cuniculus chromosome 16, mOryCun1.1, whole genome shotgun sequence DNA region contains:
- the SUN3 gene encoding SUN domain-containing protein 3 — MMSGRPQLRRVVGLFRGSPEGACCSASFQGLLSEPENPEAHGIPRSWKITLGIMFTLIFLLIGLRNQQWLQEAEFSQTSRQLYAAVAEFGSRLYNYQARLRMPKEHLELLKKESQTLENNFREILFLIEQINALKVLLRELQEGAHNRSWRAAQDQDGAADPDEEMSHLVNYVLKKLREDQVQMADYALKSAGASIIESGTSESYKNDKAKLYWHGIGFLNYEMPPDVILQPDVHPGKCWAFPGSQGHALIKLARKIVPSAVTLEHISEKVSPSGNISSAPKEFSVYGVMKKCEGEEVFLGQFIYNKTETTVQTFELQHEVPESISCVKLKVLSNWGHPQYTCLYRFRVHGTPSDHT; from the exons ATGATGAGTGGCCGGCCGCAGCTGAGGAGGGTCGTGGGGCTCTTCCGAGGCAGCCCCGAAGGAGCCTGCTGCAGCGCCAGCTTTCAGGGTTTGCTCTCCGAGCCTGAAAACCCCGAGGCACACGG GATACCTCGCTCCTGGAAGATTACCCTAGGTATCATGTTTACACTGATTTTTCTTCTTATAG GACTGCGAAATCAGCAGTGGCTGCAGGAAGCAGAGTTTTCTCAGACGTCCAGGCAATTGTACGCCGCGGTGGCCGAGTTCGGGTCAAGGCTCTATAATTACCAG GCCCGGCTTCGAATGCCTAAGGAGCACCTGGAGCTTCTGAA GAAGGAAAGCCAGACTCTGGAGAACAATTTCCGAGAAATTCTGTTTCTCATCGAACAAATCAACGCCCTGAAGGTGCTGCTGAGGGAGCTGCAGGAGGGCGCGCACAATCGCAGCTGGAGGGCCGCCCAGGACCAGGACGGGGCCGCGGACCCGGACGAG GAAATGTCACACTTGGTCAACTACGTGCTTAAGAAGTTGAGAGAGGACCAAGTGCAGATGGCTGATTATGCCCTGAAGTCAGCCG GAGCCTCCATCATTGAGTCTGGAACCTCAGAAAGCTACAAAAACGACAAAGCAAAACTGTACTGGCACGGAATAGGGTTCCTGAACTATGAAATGCCTCCGGATGTCATTCTTCAG CCGGACGTCCACCCGGGAAAGTGCTGGGCCTTCCCGGGGTCCCAGGGGCACGCCCTGATCAAGCTTGCCAGGAAGATCGTGCCCTCGGCTGTCACCTTAGAGCACATTTCTGAGAAGGTGTCTCCCTCAGGAAACATCTCCAGCGCACCCAAGGAGTTCTCTGTCTAT GGAgtcatgaaaaaatgtgaagggGAAGAAGTTTTCCTGGGTCAGTTTATATATAACAAGACAGAAACCACCGTTCAAACGTTTGAACTGCAG CATGAAGTTCCTGAATCCATATCGTGTGTGAAACTTAAGGTCCTTAGCAACTGGGGGCACCCTCAGTACACTTGCTTATACCGATTCCGGGTGCACGGCACCCCCAGTGACCACACCTAG